A region from the Lolium perenne isolate Kyuss_39 chromosome 4, Kyuss_2.0, whole genome shotgun sequence genome encodes:
- the LOC127321809 gene encoding acyl-[acyl-carrier-protein] desaturase 7, chloroplastic-like translates to MLARFGCPSSCKPASSRNYCSKAPADAMSTRRCRSAVNSRSMVAGRREEEEEWRRYLTPERFEVLAHLEPWAEAHMLPLLKPADEAWQPSDLLPDAAALGADGFHQACLDLRARAEGVPDAQLVCLVGNMVTEEALPTYQSMSNRFEATRDATGADGTAWARWIRGWSAEENRHGDVLSRYMSLSGRLDMRQVERTVHRLIASGMAMHAPASSYHGFVYVAFQERATSISHGNMARQVGAHGDASLARICGAIAADEKRHEAAYTRVVAKLFELDPDATVRAMAYMMRRRITMPAALMEDGRDTDLFAHYAAAAQQAGVYTTSDYRGILEHLIRQWRVEELAAGLSSEGRRARDYVSGLPEKIRRMEEKAHDRVRKEPTPVTFSWIFNSPVNVVLP, encoded by the coding sequence ATGTTAGCTAGGTTCGGATGCCCGTCGTCATGCAAACCAGCAAGCAGCCGCAACTACTGCAGCAAGGCACCAGCAGATGCGATGAGCACCAGGAGGTGTCGGAGCGCGGTGAATAGTAGATCAATGGTGGCCgggcggcgggaggaggaggaggaatggaGGAGGTATCTGACGCCGGAGAGGTTCGAGGTGCTCGCGCATCTGGAGCCGTGGGCCGAGGCGCACATGCTGCCGCTGCTGAAGCCGGCGGACGAGGCGTGGCAGCCGTCGGACCTGCTCCCGGACGCGGCGGCGTTGGGCGCGGATGGcttccaccaggcgtgcctcgaTCTCCGCGCGAGAGCGGAGGGCGTGCCTGACGCTCAGCTGGTGTGCCTGGTGGGCAACATGGTCACCGAGGAGGCGCTCCCCACGTACCAGAGCATGTCGAACCGCTTCGAGGCCACCCGCGACGCCACGGGCGCCGACGGTACCGCCTGGGCGCGGTGGATCCGCGGCTGGTCCGCCGAGGAAAACCGCCACGGCGACGTGCTGAGCCGGTACATGTCGCTCTCCGGCCGCCTCGACATGCGGCAGGTGGAGCGCACCGTGCACCGCCTCATCGCctccggcatggccatgcacgcTCCGGCGTCCTCCTACCACGGGTTCGTCTACGTCGCCTTCCAGGAGCGCGCCACCTCCATCTCCCACGGCAACATGGCACGCCAGGTGGGTGCGCACGGCGACGCGTCGCTGGCCCGCATCTGCGGCGCCATCGCCGCGGACGAGAAGCGACACGAGGCCGCATACACCCGCGTCGTGGCCAAGCTCTTCGAGCTCGACCCGGACGCCACCGTGCGCGCCATGGCGTACATGATGCGGCGCCGGATCACCATGCCGGCCGCGCTCATGGAAGACGGCCGCGACACCGATCTCTTCGCGCActacgccgccgccgcgcagCAGGCCGGGGTGTACACGACGTCCGACTACCGCGGCATCCTGGAGCACCTGATCCGGCAGTGGCGGGTGGAGGAGCTCGCGGCTGGGCTGTCCAGCGAGGGGAGGCGCGCGCGGGACTATGTCTCCGGTCTGCCGGAGAAAATCCGGAGAATGGAGGAGAAGGCCCACGACCGGGTGCGGAAGGAGCCCACCCCGGTCACGTTTAGTTGGATCTTTAATAGTCCTGTCAATGTTGTTCTGCCTTGA